The window TTCAAGCGTGGTGCCGGGCTGTGGATGGAGCGTCATCCGGGCAGTCTTCCATTTCTGCTGGTCATGCACCTTTGGAACCTCTGGCAACCGGAGACCGTGGAGGGCGATTTGCCGACCATTCGCTTCCCCTCAGCGCCTGGAGCACTGGAGGTTGTCCTCATGATGCGTTCTTTCCCGCTCCTCGTTTTTGCCCTGGCCCTCCTCGGAGTCGGCACGATCTGGGGCCGCTGGCGTCTCTGGCTGCCAGTTCTCCTGGCTGTCGCTTTTATCATCGGCCAGAGTCTCATCTTCTATGGCAGCCCACGCATGCGGGCTCCGATTGAGCCACTGCTGATCCTGCTGGCGAGTGCCGCTATCGCCCGCTGGGCAGAGCGCTGGCGTCGGCCCCAATACCGGCCCGGTACCGACAGAAAGGGGACGTCAGCAACAAGCCAGGCGAGGGAGACGGCTCCTCAGCCAGGCAAGAGGACCCGTCTGAAACTGTGGGTTGGCCTGGTCCTCCCTCCGGTGACTGCACTGAAGACCTACTCCAGCGATGACGAGAAAAGAAGAGGCCTCACCCGAATTGCCCTGGCATCGTGAGGGGCAATCGAGTGAGGTCTTTACCCAATGGGGATTATCTCGCTGTAGTGCTGAAGAGGCGCGTCAGGTGGTCCAGGTGGTTATTCTGACTTGCTCTCTGTGTTTTCCGACTCTCCTTCTGCTTCCAGGCTACCTGTTTCCTCCGCCTCTTCCTCGCTGTCCATAGAGTGAAGGGGGTTTTCCAGATCCTCTGGCTCAAACTCTTCATCCACCTCTTCGCTCTCCTCAACGCTGACCACACGCCCCCAATCGCTATAGCGCGCCGGTCGTGACTCCTTCCAGACACGGATGGTGGGTCGCATCGTCGGGAAGGTGCGCAGTCCTTCTGGCGCAGCCGGCCCTTCGAGCTGCGGCTCATAAGCCGGAGCGCTCTCGCGCACGAGTACCTCTTCCCCCCAGGCCGTGGCTTCGAAGCCCAGGCGACGCAGGTCCATAACCATGCCAGGCCAGGTATCCTCTGGAGCAATGGCCCACCATTCGCGCCCCCATAGTCGTACCGGGCGAACACGGAGAGGCCGATTCAGATCCCCCAGAGTAGCTAGTAGCGGCGAGCGCTTGTGTTCCACTTTTTTCATAGCTTGTCAACCGTCCTTCCCAGGACTGAGACCACCTGCTCTGGCCCCTTCTCCTGGTGCTGCATTGCGATGAGCAGCAGTGGATCTCGCTGCTGCTGCCAGGCAAGACCAGGAGAGCCGGATCTTCCGCTATTTACGATACCACATAAGCCCGGCTCTTGCCAGTAGAGCAATGCCCACCGCCTTCCCGTCGCTCCGTGCTGTGCGCCAGAGAAAGTGATGGGCATCGCCTGCGTGTTGTCGTCTGTCTAAACAGGACTGGTACCTGGTACCTGGTCCTGCCTGTCAGCTGGGGCTAGGTTGGCTGTCCTGTCTACTTGCTTTGCTCTGGCAGCCCCAAACGAGCGATGATTTCGCCGTCATGCCACTCGGGCGGTCCTTCTAACCAGCGCAGCATCCGGCGATAGCGCTGATCCTGCTCTTCGCTCTGGGCATTGGCCAGGTAGGCTGCCCTGTCTCTGAAAGCTACGGCGATATAACAATCGCGGTCATCGGCATCCATGCGGTAGACAAGCGTCGCAACAGTTCCAGGCACGTGTGCCTGCTCAAACTCGCGCAGCTCTGCCAGGAGCTGTGCCTCCGCTCCGGGCTTGATCCGACAGTGGGCGACTGTTCCATACATGGGGTCTGTTCCTTTCTGTTTAACTGCAATCAGGGACATTGCCGCATCGGATACCGGGCCGATGCTGTTGTTGTACCCCGTAACCCTGGCTTCTAGCAAGCACAGCTATTGGATATGGTGACCGCGTCCAAAAAAAAAGACGCCGCCAGCTCGCTTTCTGAACGTTGGCTTGACGGCGTCGCCCTGTCCTGGCCAGCCGGGCAGCTGCTTGAGGCCCAGCGCTGAGCCACTTCTCTCGCCAGGATGGGAGGGGCAGAGGGTCTGGAAGCGTAGTGCCAACAAGCGGCGCGGCCCTCTACTCTGGCGTACCTGGCTTTCAGCGGCTCAGCTCAGTGCGTAAATTGCCAGGTTACTATAGACCACGTTGGCATCGTTCTCTCCCACAGTGCCGAGAAAACCGATATTGCCTTCCGTGTAGCTGTTATCGCTAACGGTAGTCAAATAAACATTATTGGCGTAGAAGGAGAGGTTACTTCCGTTGGCGATGATCTGGAGCGTATTCGCCACACCGGTTCCAGACTGCAGAGCCGGGGAGGCGGTCCAGTCGGCGAAGGGCTGTTCGAGGCCCCCGTCGAATCTGGCGATGCGGTAACGGCCCTGGCTGTCAACCTCAAAGAGGTAGCCGGAGGAGAGATTGAACAGATTAGGGCGCAGGCGAATGAAGACGCCTCCCGAGGAGCCGCTCAGAATCTTCATCTGCACACTGAGGGCGATATTCCCGTAACTGTAGTTTACTTCACGACAGATGCGCTGTGTTGTTGTCAGACTGACAGCCTGAACAACGTGGTAGCCATCGCCACCAAAGAGGCAATGATTGCTGCGGTCCCAGTTGGCCTGCCTGGTGGCCGGGTTATCGGCGCTGGTCAGTGCATCGTTGTAGACCAGCCTGCCGGCGGTGGCGGTCTGCCAGACTGCCGCGGTGGCGGTGGCCTGAGCTTGCACAGTTGCAGTGGCCCCGGCGACCGCTGTCTGCGTAGCTTGCGCTTGAGCCTGGGCGGTGGCGGTAGCCTGAGCCTGAGCGGTGGCGGTCAGATTGGGGGTGGCGGTGGGCGTCTGCTGCTGTCCGCTGGACTGACCGCTAGAAGCCGTGGGCCGCCCATTTGTTCCCTGGTGAGGCGAGGAGAAAAAGGCCAGTGCCAGGGGGATGGAGATGGCAAGCAGCAGAATGAGGGCCAGGCTGACAATGAGCAGGCCCCGCCGGGTCGTTCTGGCACCTGGCTGGTATCCGTATTGACCATATTGATCATATTGCCCATAGGGTAGCGGCTGTCCATAGCCAGGATAGCCTGGGCCTGTTGGAGGCGACCCGGTCGCAGCGGCGTTAGTTTGTCCTGAAAAAGGGTAAGAGGTTGGTTGAGGCGGAGTTGCTGCCCCCACGCTACCCATGCTGCGTAGCACCAGTGGCTGTGGCGCTCCGCTCCCGGGGGTTCCTGCGCTGGCGGTGCCGGCCTGGGCCCAGTTCTGGTATTGCTGGGCTGTGGCTCCTCTGGCTAAGGCCCGGCTGCTACCAGCTACTGCCTGACAGAATGCCTCAGCCAGCTCACTGGCGCTGCTATAGCGCAGCTCGGGTCGTTTCTCCAGCCCTTTGAGAATGACCTGCTCGACTGCAGGACTGATGTGCGCAGCATAGAGATGTGGTGGCGGGGGCGGCTTGCTGATATGCATCGTGACGACCGCGATGGGATTCTCGGCAGTGAAGGGTAGGCGCCCGGTGACCATCTCAAAGAGCAGGACCCCAAGCGAGTAAAGGTCACTGCGCACGTTGGCCCGATTGTCTCCCTCGAACAGCTCCGGCGCAACGTATTCGACGGTCCCTAGCACGTTACCGGTGCTGGTGAGCTGCGTGGCGTCGCTGGTTGTGCGCGCGATGCCAAAATCGGAGAGGTAGCAGTGTCCATCGGCATCGAGTAGCACGTTAGAGGACTTGATATCGCGATGGATGATTCCCTGACGATGGATGTAGTCGAGGGCCGCGGCAATCTCGCGCAGGCTGCGGCAGGCTTCGCTCAGCGAGAGCGGCCCCTGCCGGATGCGGGCCCGCAGCGTTCCTCCCTCCATGAAAGGCATCACAATATAGTACCAGGTCAGGCCATCTATCTGGCCCGAGCCGGTGTCATAAATCGGCACCAGATGCTCGTGCTTGAGCGAGGCCATCAGGCGCGCCTCGCGGATAAAGCGCCGCAGCAGCTCCTCGTCTTCTCGCTTGAACACCTTGATCGCCACGGTACGCTCAACCGCTAGGTCGTAGCCCTCATAGACGTCGGCCATGCCTCCTTTGCCAATGAGCCGGCGTAATTCGTAGCGTTCGAGGGTCTTTCCCTCCAGACCTGCCATGCATCTTCTCCCGATTGAAGTCTCACGGTCTTGGAGAATGCTATCTTGCCCGCCGCTAGGGGACATCTCCTTATAGATACAACGGTTGACCCTCCCTTTCGTTACTTGATCCAACCTCGCTTGATAAGAAAGAGCAGGAGCGGTGCCATGACGGCACGGTAGATCATGAATAAGCCAAAGGGAGAGATAATCAACAAGCCGAGGCACATCAGAGCAA is drawn from Thermogemmatispora onikobensis and contains these coding sequences:
- a CDS encoding putative quinol monooxygenase, which translates into the protein MYGTVAHCRIKPGAEAQLLAELREFEQAHVPGTVATLVYRMDADDRDCYIAVAFRDRAAYLANAQSEEQDQRYRRMLRWLEGPPEWHDGEIIARLGLPEQSK
- a CDS encoding serine/threonine-protein kinase; the protein is MAGLEGKTLERYELRRLIGKGGMADVYEGYDLAVERTVAIKVFKREDEELLRRFIREARLMASLKHEHLVPIYDTGSGQIDGLTWYYIVMPFMEGGTLRARIRQGPLSLSEACRSLREIAAALDYIHRQGIIHRDIKSSNVLLDADGHCYLSDFGIARTTSDATQLTSTGNVLGTVEYVAPELFEGDNRANVRSDLYSLGVLLFEMVTGRLPFTAENPIAVVTMHISKPPPPPHLYAAHISPAVEQVILKGLEKRPELRYSSASELAEAFCQAVAGSSRALARGATAQQYQNWAQAGTASAGTPGSGAPQPLVLRSMGSVGAATPPQPTSYPFSGQTNAAATGSPPTGPGYPGYGQPLPYGQYDQYGQYGYQPGARTTRRGLLIVSLALILLLAISIPLALAFFSSPHQGTNGRPTASSGQSSGQQQTPTATPNLTATAQAQATATAQAQAQATQTAVAGATATVQAQATATAAVWQTATAGRLVYNDALTSADNPATRQANWDRSNHCLFGGDGYHVVQAVSLTTTQRICREVNYSYGNIALSVQMKILSGSSGGVFIRLRPNLFNLSSGYLFEVDSQGRYRIARFDGGLEQPFADWTASPALQSGTGVANTLQIIANGSNLSFYANNVYLTTVSDNSYTEGNIGFLGTVGENDANVVYSNLAIYALS